From a single Fulvivirga ulvae genomic region:
- a CDS encoding phosphoribosyltransferase codes for MFYDREDAAQQLANRLKLYRHENAIILAVPRGGVPVGKIVSGSLGLPLDIILTKKIGHPVNKEYAIGAVGLNDSYFTNADDIVPSSYVEQEVERVRSDLRDRYELYMGNKEPLKLHNKTVIIVDDGIATGSTLLATIRLARKKGAVKIIIAAPVGPPQAVKRLKEAADEVVCLEMPADFNAVGQFYQHFDQVSDEKVRALLK; via the coding sequence ATGTTTTACGATAGAGAAGATGCTGCCCAACAACTGGCCAACCGTTTGAAATTATATCGGCATGAAAATGCCATAATTTTAGCGGTTCCCCGAGGCGGGGTACCTGTAGGTAAGATCGTCTCCGGATCCCTGGGATTACCCCTGGACATAATTTTGACAAAAAAAATAGGACACCCTGTAAATAAAGAATATGCCATTGGAGCTGTAGGCCTAAATGACAGCTATTTTACAAATGCGGATGATATAGTACCGAGTAGCTACGTTGAGCAGGAAGTAGAAAGGGTCAGATCTGATTTGAGAGACCGGTATGAACTTTATATGGGCAATAAAGAACCCCTGAAGCTTCATAACAAAACGGTGATCATTGTGGATGACGGCATAGCCACGGGCAGTACCTTGCTGGCCACGATCAGGCTGGCCAGAAAAAAGGGGGCTGTTAAAATAATTATAGCTGCTCCTGTAGGGCCTCCTCAGGCAGTAAAAAGACTAAAGGAAGCTGCCGATGAAGTCGTATGCCTTGAAATGCCTGCCGATTTTAACGCGGTGGGCCAGTTTTACCAGCACTTTGACCAGGTATCGGATGAGAAGGTACGGGCCTTGTTAAAATAA
- a CDS encoding RagB/SusD family nutrient uptake outer membrane protein, which produces MKKTFIYKNKLVALAIACMLFATSCEIDELDDPNNPSVDLVNDATLSELQNLITGIEAGMRIRLGTYYDDVGVIGREFYRFSGSDPRFTADLLGKGSAELDNNTFYITGPYAERYRVIKNTNFLLEAVDKTAASISAAQKNYMRGFAKTIKAYQMLLNLNLLYQNGIRTNVSDPDNLGPFRTYEQSLDDIESLLNEAATELADSEDEFVFTLSSGFAGFDDPAGFLEFNRAIAARVAVYQGDFTAALNYLDDSFFSLTGDLDAGPEHFFSTAGGDVTNPLFFPANASGETRVAHPSFVTDALPNDDRLDKVSERESAASLDNLNSNYDVMVYPSQGDNIPIIRNEELILIYAEANARQGSTGPAVAAIDEIRTSHGLDPYTGGTTEDDLIDEILFQRRYSLFAEGHRWIDMRRYSKLGELPIDREGDNVWEQFPVPVTEAQ; this is translated from the coding sequence ATGAAAAAGACATTTATATATAAAAATAAGTTAGTCGCCCTCGCTATAGCCTGTATGCTTTTTGCAACCAGCTGCGAGATCGATGAGCTGGATGACCCTAACAACCCAAGTGTTGACCTGGTCAATGATGCAACGCTAAGTGAACTCCAGAACCTGATCACCGGTATAGAAGCAGGTATGAGAATCAGACTGGGCACATACTATGATGATGTCGGGGTGATCGGCAGAGAGTTTTACCGTTTTTCCGGTTCTGATCCCAGGTTCACTGCTGACCTCTTAGGAAAAGGTTCTGCGGAGCTTGATAACAATACTTTTTATATCACTGGGCCTTACGCGGAGAGATACAGGGTAATAAAAAATACCAACTTCCTGTTGGAGGCTGTAGATAAAACTGCGGCATCGATCAGTGCGGCGCAGAAAAATTACATGCGCGGGTTTGCCAAGACAATAAAGGCTTACCAAATGCTCCTTAATCTTAATTTGCTATACCAGAATGGTATAAGGACCAACGTGAGCGACCCTGATAATCTCGGACCTTTCAGAACTTACGAGCAATCACTTGACGACATAGAGAGTTTGCTTAATGAGGCTGCCACTGAACTTGCTGACAGTGAGGATGAATTTGTATTCACCCTGAGTTCAGGTTTTGCGGGCTTTGATGATCCGGCAGGTTTCCTGGAGTTCAACAGAGCTATTGCTGCCAGAGTAGCTGTATACCAGGGGGATTTCACCGCTGCACTTAATTATCTGGATGATTCTTTCTTCTCGCTGACAGGTGACCTGGATGCAGGGCCTGAACATTTCTTTTCTACTGCGGGTGGAGATGTAACAAACCCACTATTCTTTCCCGCAAATGCCAGTGGAGAAACCAGGGTAGCCCACCCGTCGTTTGTAACGGATGCACTGCCTAATGACGACAGGCTGGATAAGGTTTCGGAAAGGGAGTCGGCTGCATCCTTAGACAATCTAAACAGCAACTATGATGTAATGGTGTACCCATCGCAAGGGGATAATATTCCTATTATTCGAAATGAAGAACTTATTCTTATCTATGCCGAAGCTAATGCCCGACAGGGTAGTACAGGCCCTGCTGTAGCTGCCATAGACGAAATAAGGACATCACACGGGCTTGATCCATATACAGGCGGAACAACGGAAGACGATTTAATTGATGAGATCTTATTTCAAAGGAGGTATTCACTGTTTGCCGAAGGGCACAGGTGGATAGATATGAGACGCTATAGTAAGCTGGGTGAATTGCCTATCGACAGAGAAGGTGATAATGTATGGGAGCAGTTTCCTGTACCGGTGACTGAAGCGCAATAA
- a CDS encoding GNAT family N-acetyltransferase, producing the protein MNKKIEIKEAIGNHLMQQVAMVRKTVFTIEQGISEELDNDGKDPVATNLLLYVDGEVAGTGRIVVEKDKAVLARIAVLPGFRGKGYAKTIISELEKFGIGQGVNKFELYPHSYLKKFYESVGYVQEEERVYKVAGHELIKMFKTGR; encoded by the coding sequence ATGAATAAAAAGATCGAAATAAAGGAAGCCATAGGTAACCATCTGATGCAGCAGGTTGCAATGGTGCGTAAAACGGTGTTTACTATTGAACAGGGGATATCGGAAGAGCTGGACAATGACGGTAAGGACCCAGTAGCAACAAATTTATTATTGTATGTGGATGGAGAAGTGGCAGGAACGGGGCGTATAGTGGTAGAGAAGGATAAGGCGGTGTTGGCAAGAATAGCTGTTTTACCCGGTTTCAGAGGTAAAGGCTATGCCAAAACAATTATCAGTGAATTAGAGAAATTTGGTATAGGCCAGGGAGTAAATAAATTTGAGCTATATCCGCATAGTTATCTAAAGAAGTTCTATGAAAGTGTAGGGTACGTTCAGGAAGAAGAAAGAGTATATAAAGTGGCTGGCCATGAACTGATCAAAATGTTTAAAACGGGCCGTTAA